From the Triticum urartu cultivar G1812 chromosome 4, Tu2.1, whole genome shotgun sequence genome, the window CCTGATTACAACTCTCTGAAAATCTTTGGGTGTGCATGCTATCCCAATCTTCGTCCATACAATCGTCATAAACTCGAGCTTCGTTCTACTCAATGTGTGTTTCTTGGCTATAGTAATCTTCACAAAGGCTATAAGTGCCTTGAAATTGCCACTGGACGTATCTATATTTCAAGGGATGTTGTTTTTGACGAAACTTTGTTTCCTTTTGCCAAACTTAATCCCAACGCAGGCGCCCTTCTTCGTGCTGAAATAGCCTTGCTTCCGGATCATGGGGGTGAATTAAATAAAGCTGATCATGTGGAAAATTCCAAAGAAAATTGTAATTATGCAGATTGTGGTCGTCATTTTATGTGTGCAGATCTGGACGAAACAGCACGAGATCCCATGCTGATGCGGTTGGCAGCGGCGCCGGATCCCATGCAGATCCTCGCGTCAACCCGTCTGTCTCTGGTGGCGCGCGATCCGAGGAGGATATGCCTCCCCTGCATGCGTCCACTGGCGCACGGGTGGCCGACTAGGCAGACTCCGCCTGTCTCACCTCGCGATTCGGTGAGACCGTCCGCCCAGGCGCGGGCGCATGTGCGCGTGTGGCCGACAGCCGCCACCAGGAGGAGCCCACCAGCCCAGGCGTGGGCCGAGGCGCGGGCACCGGTACGCATGTGGCCGACAGCCGCTCCCGGGTGGAGCCCGCCAGCCCAGGCGCGGGCGGGGACGATGCGGCGATTGGCGCGACTGCTGCCAGGGGGACACCCGCGTCAGCAGCGTCAGGATCCGCTATAGGGGCAGAATCTGCCTTGGATCCAGTACCTGGATTTTCTGTGGAGGTGTCTACTGCTTCTGGATCTCCCGTGGCTACGTCAGCAGCACCAGTTCAGCCTCCTCGTCGACACACTCGGTCACAGTCAGGTATTATCAAAGAAAAGGAGTATACTAATGGTACGGTACGATATGACAGAGTCAAACGTGCTTTTCTTAGTAGTGTTGGAGAACCAAATAATTTGCATGATGCTCTAGCTCATAAAGAATGGAAGGAGGCTATGGATAATGAATATGATGCTCTCATGAAAAATAGAACTTGGCACTTAGTACCTCTAAAGAAAGGTAGCAATGTTATAGATTGCAAATGGGTatataaaataaaaagaaaacctGATGGAAGCATAGACAGATACAAGGCTAGATTAGTTGCCAAAGGTTTTAAGCAGAGATTTGGTATTGATTATGAAGATACATTTAGTCCTGTTGTTAAGGCAGCCACTATTCGACTTGTATTGTCTATTGCTATTTTCAGAGGTTGGATTTTACATCAGCTAGATGTTCAGAACGTgtttcttcatggtgttcttGAGGAAGAAGTGTTCATGTGGCAGCCACCTGGATATGAAAACCAAAGCACACCTCATCATGTCTGTAAGTTGGATAAGGCCTTATATGGTTTGAAACAGGCCTCTAGAGCCTGGTACTCAAGATTGAGCATGCAGTTACAACAACTTGCGTTTACACCATCCAAAGCAGATACCTCACTGTTCTTTTATCATAAAGGCACTATTACGATATTtgtgcttgtttatgttgatgatataattgTTGCAAGCTCAAGTTCAGATGCTACCACTTGTTTGCTTAAAGATTTAAAGTTAGAGTTTGCTCTCAAGGACTTGGGAGATCTTCACTATTTTATTGGCATAGAAGTGAAGCAGATCAAGGATGGTATACTTCTTACACAAGAAAAATATACAACTGATATACTCAGGAGGGTAGGTTTGTACAATTGTAAACCTGTGAGTACACCAATTTCAACTTCTGAAAAATTTACAATTGAGAGTGGAGAAGCACTTGGACCAGAAGATGCAACTAATTACAGAAGTGTTGTGGGTGCTTTGCAGTATGTGACCCTTACACGTCCTGATATTTCTTACTCTGTGAATAAGGTATGTCAGTATTTACATGCACCTAGAACAACTCACTGGACTGCAGTCAAGAGGATTTTAAGGTATCTAAAATTTTCTGAAGGACTTGGGCTTCAGATTACCAAGTCTCCTCTACTTGTTACTGCCTATTCTGATGCAGACTGGGCAGGGTGTGCTGATGATAGAAGATCTACAGGTGGTTTTGTTGTGTTTCTGGGAACTAATCTTGTGTCTTGGAGTGCAAGAAAACAGGCTACTGTCTCAAGATCAAGTACAGAGGCTGAGTATAAGGCTTTGGCTAATGCTATAGCAGAAGTAATGTGGATACAAACATTGCTCTATGAACTTGGAATCAAGACTCCACAAGCTGCTAGATTATGGTGTGATAATATTGGTGCAACTTATCTGTCAGCTAATCCTATTTTTCATGCACGTACCAAGCATATTGAGGTTGATTCCACTTTGTCAGAGAAAGGGTAGCTCGAAGGCTACTTGACATTCGGTTTATACCTACTAGAGATCAACTTGCTGATGGCTTCACAAAACCCCTTACTATGAGGAGGTTGGATGAGTTCAAGTACAATCTTAATCTCGCGAAAGTTTCTTGAGGCTTAGATTGAGAGGGAGTGTTAGATGATATTGTATAGAGGTAGGAGAGGTGTTTTAAACTTGTATCTTTCTATCTCTTCTTCTGTTGTAACCTCCCTGATCTCCTGTAACGATCGATCCCGATTTCTCTCGATCCTCTCGATCTCTTGTAAGCCACGGTACACATGTGATATAAATATAGATGCGACCCGAGTAAAGGATTCAACGCTTCCACCAAAGTTTACAATAACAAATTAACAAAAACATTGTGCCTCTTGACTTGTCTAAACATAACCTGTTGACTAGTACGCTACTAGAGTCAACAGTGCTGCCGGTAAATAATTCGTAatcgaacaataatagcactgCTCCTAGTTTTGACTGACAAGGGAAAATCCTGCTCACGGTGACAGCAATTTCTTTTGCTGTGAATAAGAAGGGCCGAAATCTCAAACTCCATAGAATGATACAACCTCACAAGATTAGATAAAAAAGGAGCAAAGCATACCTTACCGGAGCCTGACGACAAGCCTAATTGCGAGCTACTCCTTCGTCGCCGCCGCTGCGGCGTCGGCCGCGATTGCCCTGCTGCGATTAGGGATTGTAGTTTTTTTAGGCAAAGGGATTGTAGTTTGGTGTGAGCGATGGGCGTCGGCGGCGGAAAACACAAGGGGGTGCGTGCGTTGGGCCAGGCACACTATCACATTAATGCGATCGAAAGGAAAAGGGTTGGACGATGAAGTCCTGATCGTGGGCTATATTGCATGGTGTACCTGGGAGGGGGCCCCTTGGATCttgggggcccggggcggccgcccctgcTGCCCCCCCCTCAGGGCCGGCCCTGCCATTTGCTTGGCAGAGGCGATATAAGGGGCATGTTAAAGCCTGCACAGTCATAATTGAAGCAATGGCATCACAAGATCTCCAGATTTGGCACTCTTTTTTGGCATGGCAGGTTCTTACAATGACATCAATGTGCTTCAGCACTCTCCGGTGTTCGCGAGGCTTTCGGAAGGCCAATACCCATATGTCAACTTTGAGGTCAGTGACCACCAATACAACAAAGGATACTACCTAGCTGATGGTATCTATCCTGAGTGGTCTACGATTGTCAAGACAATCTCCGAGTCCGTAGGAAAGAAGAGGGTTAGGTTTCCCAAATAATAATAGAGTGCAAGAAAGGATGTGGAGCATGCTTTTGGTGTGTTCCAATCTCGATGGGCTATTGTTCGGTATCCTTCTAGAACATGGAGAACTCGAAGGATGTGCAAGGTGATTACTGCTtctgtgatcatgcacaacatgatcatagAGGATGAGCGTGATGACAACCTCTTTGACGAAGGGTGGGGTTAACAAGGTGAAAACGTTAAGCCTGAGGATGGAGCGACAACGTATGTGCAGTACACCCAATTTCATCAAGAAATGTGTCATTGGACTACTCACATTCAACTTCAAGATGATTTGATCGAGTATAGGTGGACTCACATAGGAAACCAATAGATGTAGCTGCTCTTTGTTCAATGTATCTGCCATAATTTTAAATTCATTTGGTTGTAAGCTTGTGGTTTTTATTTATTGTGTTGTAAAACTATGTGACTTATTTGTTTAATAATGTGCAAtgttttattttcattttttattCGATTTATATGTTAGAATGTCCAAATTTACAAATTTTGCAAAAAAGGGGAGAGGTGGACCAAACGGGTCTACCAGTTGGGTGCAATGCCCAAAAATGCAAGGACAAGAGGTGAACCCCGCCCATACTACCGACTTCAACGGACAAAATGCGGACAAAACCCGCGCCCATTTAGGTCTATACGTTAGAGTTGGCCTAAcaggccgacccaaacggacgcggaATTTGTCCGCTTCTTATTCTTTCGGGTGGCCAAGAGGGACGGTGGCGTCCACCCCTTGTCCGCTCTTTTCCAGTAAGTGCGCCCAACGGGGTGATCCATTTGGTCATCACCGTCATTTTTATATCTAATTTTTTTCATTTTAGATATTTAGACATTTACAACAAATAAACAAATGAATGGAACATCGCATGTTATTAAACAAATAAGTCAGATAGCTTACAGCCAAATAAATAGAAATCACATAGTTTTACAACCATATAAATGTAAGATTATAGAAAAAATGGAGGGAAAAGAGCAAATACAACTATTGATTTACTATGTGAGTCCACACATGCTCAATCAAATCATCTTGAAGTTGAATGTGAGTTGCTTGATAATGCATTTCATCATGAAAATGGATGATCTGTGCAAACTTTCCCGCTCTGCCTTCAGGCTCAACCAACTCACCCTGGTAATCCCACCCTTGGTCATACTGTCATCATGCTCATCCTActatgatcatgttgtgcatgatcacacaacaTGGCATCACCTCCCACGTAGTGCTAGTGCTCCATTTTCTAGCATCGTGCTGAACAATAGCTTAGTGatattggagcacaccaaatgcatGCTACACATCCTTTCTAGCACTCTCTTGTTCTTCGGCGAACCTAGTCCTCTTCTCTCCTTGGGGCTCAGATATTGTCTTCACAAACGTAGACCACTGAGAATAGATACCAACAGCTAGGTACTACACTCCTGCCAGTAGTTCCTCCAGTTCCTCTCACTGTCCAGTTAAGATCGTCAAAATCTATATGATTAATGGCAAATAACTACCCTAATAAACTAGTGTATAAAATATACTCCCTCGATAAAGAAATATAAGAACGTTTAGATCattaaagtagtgatctaaatgctcttatatttctttacaagGGGAGTAGTATTATTTTAAAGGGAATTGAGTAAAATAGGAACTTGTTTAGGAAAAAAATTGTTCCAGTATTAGGGGGTGTTTGTTTATAGGAACTTATTGGTGTAGGGACTTTAAAAAGTCTCTTttagtcccatctaaaccaaacaggaaggacttatagggacttaaagTGAGCATTTGAGACTTATGAAAGAAGACCTCGAGGGAGAGTCTTATTGAGACTTTTAGttgtaacatggtcttttagtcCATGTTTAGTTTCAGAAACCAAAAAggtagggactttttagggactagcGACTTATTAGTTGGGAGTAAAAAAGTCCTAGGGCTTAGGGCATGGCCAACGCTCCATGCTGGACTAGTGCCCCGGCCTACCATGTTGGACGCGTTGCCGCGTGGagagaaaagcaaaaaaaaagcTAGCTACCTGCAGAGCCGAACGGGATCCTGCAGAGGAGACCGACGCTCCAGCAGAAATGAAGGAGAGAAAGAGAAGAATGATGCAAAAGCGATGGAGAAAAAGAGATGAAATGGGTCGCTATTGGCTAGACCGGAGGAAGATAGGGAAAGAGAAGGTAGGAAAGGGGACCATGATGGGTTTTGTGGATGTAGTGCTTCAAATTTTTATTTCATACATGGAGTCTGGGGCACTTGTATATTAGTGTgcccattgtacatgcccttatgAACCAAAAAGGGCCTTAGTACTTTTCATGAAACCTATTATATTTTGTATATAAATTTACTAGGGGTGTACATAACCATTATACACTCTATCTTAGAATATAACATCGAAAATAGGCATGGCAAATCTAACGTTTTCTTCAGCAATTTATATTGGCTCGGTGATGATAATTTTAGCTTGCAAGCATGACAATTCTCTGGTAAAAAATATGAATCGATATGGATTTGCCATACTCGTCAATTAAACTAGTCATTCGGCGGATATGATTTACCATGAAAAACATTTCTCCACAATCTTGCGTGGATTCTGGGAGACGACTTAAAGAAGCCTAAAGTGATCAGTGAACAAGAGGCGGCACGGCATAATTCGAGCATCTCTCGCAGAATCATCCTCTCGCCTCCCGCTCAGCACGCTGCTCCAAGCAATCATCCAGCCGTTCCGTTCCCCCCTCCCATCCCATGGTGGTAGTCGAGTTGCCTTGTCCGCTTCTACTTTACCTTGCAGTCACCAGCCAAACTCACCCTTTTCTACGTGCACCCTTACGCATGAGCATAATTACTGATAAGTCCTAAACAGCTCCTGGAAAAGGAATATTACACGGTAGATTCCTCCACAGAGTAAGCAAATATGACTTACATCAGGGGGTGAAGTGAAATACATCCACACAAGAGCTCGAATAAAGCGCTCTTCCCCGCCGGCGTCTTCGCTTCAGGCCGACGGCAAAGGGCAGGCTCGCAGTCTACGACGAGCTCATAGGACCCAAGGAGCGGCGCCATGGTGATCTCGGTCCCCAGCCACCGGCGCTCCATGCGCGACGCAAtgctcggcgggggccgccagcTCCACAAGCCCCTTCGCTGCGCCTTCTACGACGGGATTCCCGGCGAAGGCCTCGCCGCCGCGCTCGCCGAGGCCACTGGGAGCGTTTCCCTCTCCCGCAGCCCCGCCACCGACGGCAGCGTAAGTGGGAAGGCGGTGAGGaacgtgctcatcctcatgagcGACACCGGCGGCGGCCACCGCGCCTCCGCCGAGGCTCTCCGCGACGCCTTCCGCCTCGATTTCGGCGACGCCTACCAGGTCCTACAAGCCTTAACCTCTGCTCTCCGAAGTTGGACCTTCAGTTTCGCTCTCCAAAATGTCATTTTGTTAAATTAAATTTGGTTTGCTGCTGGTTGGTCGGCGCAGGTGTTCGTCAGGGATTTGGGGAAAGAGTACGGCGGCTGGCCGCTGAACGACATGGAGCGGTCGTACAAGTTCATGATCCGCCATGTCCGGCTCTGGAAGGTGGCCTTCCATGGCACCTCCCCGCGCTGGGTTCACGGAATGTACCTCACCGCCCTCGCCTACCTCTACGCCAAGTACGAATTCCAGCCACACTCGATTCACGGAATGGCCTTGTTGAGGTTCTTGAATTATGAATTTTGTTTTGCTTCAGCGAGGTGGTGGCCGGGATGATGAAGTACAAGCCGGACGTGATCATCAGCGTGCACCCACTCATGCAGCACATCCCGCTGTGGGTGCTCAAGTGGCAGAGCCTGCAGCCCAAGGTCCCGTTCTTCACCGTCATCACCGACCTCAACACCTGCCACCCGACATGGTAACCAACCGGCACGGTGCAAACTGGGGATTTTCTTGACTGATCAGGATTCAGGAGTAGCATCTGAAACCACGAACTTGGCAGGTTCCACCACGGCGTGACGAGGTGCTACTGCCCCTCGGCCGAGGTGGCGAAGAGGGCCCTGACCCGCGGGCTCGACCCGTCACAAATCCGCGTGTACGGGCTGCCGATCAGGCCATCCTTCTGCCGCGCCGTGCTCGACAAGGTCGGCATGTCTTCGACCTTCGCATTCTTCTGCCATTGCCGGGTCCAATCAGCTCTTGAACTCTGCTTGGTTGGTTGACAGGATGGGCTGAGGAAAGAACTTGGCCTGCACCCTGAACTGCCTGCTGTTCTACTGATGGGAGGCGGTGAAGGGATGGGCCCGGTGGAGGAGACGGCCAAGGCCCTCGGCCACGAGCTCTACGATCACCGGAGACGCCGGCCGGTCGGGCAGGTCGTGGTCATATGCGGCAGGAATCAGGCGCTGCGGTCCACCTTGCTGTCCCTGCCATGGAAGGTCCCTGTCAAGGTACCATTGCAGATGCCGAATCTAAGATGCGCATTTCAGATGGATGCCTCACTATGCTACAAGTGATTGTTTGGTTGGTGCTGACTGAACTTTTCGAGCGTTTTGTCTTCAGATTAGAGGGTTCGAGAAGCAGATGGAGAAGTGGATGGGCGCTTGCGACTGCATCATCACTAAGGTAATCAAGGTTCCTTCTtgcagatatactccctccgtttctaaatataagtttttCTATAGATTTTtttaatatggactacatacggagcaaaattagtaaatctacactttaaaatataTCCGTATGTCcgtgttgaaatctctaaaagggcTTATATTTAGAGACGGAGGAAGTATATGCTATGCCTTTTGACTCTTCATTAGTGATCTGACTGATGCATTGCTGTGGCACTTGCAGGCTGGCCCTGGCACAATTGCAGAAGCCTTGATAAGAGGACTTCCAATTATTCTCAACGATTTCATACCCGGACAGGTCTAT encodes:
- the LOC125553653 gene encoding probable monogalactosyldiacylglycerol synthase 2, chloroplastic — its product is MVISVPSHRRSMRDAMLGGGRQLHKPLRCAFYDGIPGEGLAAALAEATGSVSLSRSPATDGSVSGKAVRNVLILMSDTGGGHRASAEALRDAFRLDFGDAYQVFVRDLGKEYGGWPLNDMERSYKFMIRHVRLWKVAFHGTSPRWVHGMYLTALAYLYANEVVAGMMKYKPDVIISVHPLMQHIPLWVLKWQSLQPKVPFFTVITDLNTCHPTWFHHGVTRCYCPSAEVAKRALTRGLDPSQIRVYGLPIRPSFCRAVLDKDGLRKELGLHPELPAVLLMGGGEGMGPVEETAKALGHELYDHRRRRPVGQVVVICGRNQALRSTLLSLPWKVPVKIRGFEKQMEKWMGACDCIITKAGPGTIAEALIRGLPIILNDFIPGQEVGNVPYVVDNGAGVFCKDAGEAARQVARWFTTETDELRRYSRNALKLAQPEAVFDIVRDIHKLQPQPAALTRIPYSLTSSFSYHI